One genomic window of Sphingopyxis sp. OPL5 includes the following:
- a CDS encoding YncE family protein has protein sequence MKFRISMALAGVAAIAAPAFAAEPIYTLEKAVTLPSSDSDWDYIKLEPHSPRLFIARRKDGLTVFDIKTQKVVGQVENSVGANGPLLLPQFNRGYVAMTDGSLLSFELKSLKVLDRIPLAKDGGLNGVVYDAATKRIHAVVGSRQAESAWFTLDAATGKLLSTKVFPFKKMDDPSPDGKGHLFAPARYDKILMQLDSATLAEQARWNVDCEQVVAVEYQAHTDRILIGCRGDKPVFLALDARTGAEVARVPIGKGIDGMGVDEVRHRIVTTNGGDSSMTVIEQAGPDSYKLLGNIQTRPQARVMQLDEASGRVFTVTADATFAAPDAKGVAAPTFHPNSFVVMTYKPDGTR, from the coding sequence ATGAAATTTCGCATATCCATGGCGCTTGCGGGCGTCGCGGCGATCGCTGCACCGGCGTTCGCCGCCGAGCCGATCTACACGCTCGAAAAAGCGGTCACGCTGCCCAGCAGCGACAGCGACTGGGACTATATCAAGCTCGAACCGCACAGCCCGCGCCTGTTCATCGCGCGCCGCAAGGACGGGCTGACGGTGTTCGACATCAAGACGCAAAAGGTCGTCGGCCAGGTCGAAAACTCGGTCGGCGCCAACGGCCCGCTGCTGCTGCCGCAGTTCAACCGCGGTTATGTCGCGATGACCGACGGCTCGCTGCTCAGCTTCGAACTCAAATCGCTGAAGGTGCTGGATCGCATCCCGCTCGCTAAGGACGGCGGGCTCAACGGCGTCGTCTATGATGCCGCGACCAAGCGCATCCACGCCGTCGTCGGCTCGCGCCAGGCCGAGTCGGCCTGGTTCACGCTCGATGCGGCGACGGGCAAATTGCTGTCGACCAAGGTCTTCCCGTTCAAGAAGATGGACGACCCCTCGCCCGACGGCAAAGGCCATCTCTTTGCTCCCGCGCGCTACGACAAGATATTGATGCAGCTCGATTCGGCGACGCTCGCCGAACAGGCACGCTGGAACGTCGATTGCGAACAGGTCGTCGCGGTCGAATATCAGGCGCACACCGACCGCATCCTGATCGGCTGCCGCGGCGACAAGCCGGTGTTCCTCGCGCTCGACGCCAGGACCGGCGCCGAAGTCGCACGCGTGCCGATCGGCAAGGGCATCGACGGCATGGGGGTCGACGAGGTGCGCCACCGCATCGTCACGACCAATGGCGGCGACAGCTCGATGACCGTGATCGAACAGGCGGGGCCCGACAGTTACAAGCTGCTCGGCAATATCCAGACCCGCCCGCAGGCGCGCGTGATGCAGCTCGACGAGGCCAGCGGCCGGGTGTTCACCGTCACCGCCGACGCGACCTTTGCCGCCCCCGACGCCAAGGGCGTCGCGGCGCCGACCTTTCATCCGAACAGCTTTGTCGTGATGACCTACAAGCCCGACGGCACACGCTGA
- a CDS encoding PstS family phosphate ABC transporter substrate-binding protein: MRRPLALFLAFATLFAGPAQAESTTHLLGADHPALAFVDGLPAYRPQERVTGTLRIWGHGSFKRDFMGQLLATWIAEFAKHQPEVKFENRMYGTASAIGSLYSGTGDIAILGEEISPAALRAFRRAKGYDPTGIEVANGSVDVNFYDYAHMIFVHRDNPIKGLTLKQLDAIFGEEGRRGGGQVRRWGQLGLGEAWRDAAIIPYGWKTDVDFGLFFRERVLEDSHRWNGAMREYEHQQRPDGTQYDHGQRIVDALATDRTGIAISNIRYKHPDVRALPLAWDAKGPFVDATPETLIDRSYPLIRIIPAYVDVPPGQKMDPAQREFLRFLLSREGQRILIDHSGYLPLSARTLTHELGKVK; this comes from the coding sequence ATGCGGCGCCCGCTTGCCCTGTTCCTCGCTTTTGCGACGCTGTTCGCCGGCCCCGCGCAGGCCGAAAGCACGACACACCTGCTCGGTGCGGATCACCCCGCGCTGGCCTTCGTCGACGGGCTTCCGGCCTATCGACCGCAGGAGCGCGTGACGGGCACGCTGCGCATCTGGGGGCATGGCAGTTTCAAGCGCGACTTCATGGGGCAATTGCTGGCGACCTGGATCGCCGAATTCGCGAAGCACCAGCCCGAGGTAAAATTCGAAAACCGCATGTACGGCACCGCCTCGGCGATCGGGTCGCTCTACAGCGGCACCGGCGACATCGCCATATTGGGCGAGGAAATCAGCCCCGCCGCGCTCCGCGCCTTCCGCCGTGCCAAGGGCTATGACCCGACCGGCATCGAGGTCGCGAACGGCAGCGTCGACGTCAATTTCTACGACTATGCCCATATGATCTTCGTCCACCGCGACAATCCGATCAAAGGGCTGACGCTGAAGCAGCTCGACGCGATCTTCGGCGAGGAAGGGCGGCGCGGCGGCGGGCAGGTGCGGCGCTGGGGGCAGCTCGGGCTGGGCGAGGCGTGGCGCGATGCCGCGATCATCCCCTATGGCTGGAAGACCGATGTCGATTTCGGGCTGTTCTTCCGTGAACGCGTGCTCGAGGACAGCCACCGCTGGAACGGCGCGATGCGCGAATATGAGCATCAGCAACGTCCCGACGGCACCCAATATGATCATGGCCAGCGGATCGTCGATGCGCTGGCGACCGACCGCACCGGCATCGCGATCTCGAACATCCGCTACAAGCATCCCGACGTCCGCGCGCTGCCGCTCGCCTGGGACGCCAAGGGGCCGTTCGTCGATGCGACGCCTGAGACGCTGATCGACCGCAGCTATCCGCTGATCCGGATCATCCCCGCCTATGTCGACGTCCCCCCGGGCCAGAAGATGGATCCTGCGCAGCGCGAGTTCCTGCGCTTCCTGCTGAGCCGCGAGGGCCAGCGCATATTGATCGACCATAGCGGTTACCTGCCGCTCAGCGCCAGGACGCTGACGCACGAGCTGGGGAAAGTGAAATGA
- a CDS encoding alpha-L-fucosidase, with translation MASTDHALAELNARPVPDWYHDAKFGIFIHWGAFAIPGFAPRLGSIGEAFAKDYDRAVAMVPYTEWYCNAIKVPGTPSAEFHRTHYGDAPYEDFKQPFEAGLKHWDPAAWAEAFRDAGARYVVLVTKHHDGLCLWPSGVANRHQAGWTTERDIVGELAAAVRAAGLRFGVYYSGGIDWTFNRRPLRTLGDFIASTPGGDYPAYAMAQVRELIDRYEPSVLWNDISWPTRPGPLYRLFADYYRAVPEGVVNDRWVATSLQRDLLKIPLVRRYLDRKLKAAVGRQSGEESKGIIPPEIPHSDFRTPEYAAFAEIQVKKWEATRGMSHSFGFNRNDDEADYAGADTLIHDFIDAVSRNGNLLLNVGPRATDAAIPDEQLRRLRQFGAWLRANGDAIYGTRPWTRSDGETECGLAVRFTATPERVNLIVKGPVASTRLVIRNLPLSGEAVRLDDGSPVTLEPRGPDLLLTFAGPCVDTVATTVAVAT, from the coding sequence ATGGCCTCGACCGATCATGCGCTGGCCGAACTCAACGCGCGCCCCGTCCCCGACTGGTATCACGACGCGAAGTTCGGGATTTTTATCCACTGGGGCGCCTTCGCCATCCCCGGTTTCGCGCCCCGCCTCGGCTCGATCGGCGAAGCCTTCGCCAAGGATTATGACCGCGCGGTCGCGATGGTCCCCTATACCGAATGGTATTGTAACGCGATCAAGGTGCCCGGAACGCCTTCGGCCGAATTCCACCGAACGCATTATGGCGATGCGCCCTATGAGGATTTTAAGCAGCCGTTCGAGGCGGGACTCAAGCATTGGGATCCCGCCGCCTGGGCCGAGGCGTTTCGCGATGCCGGCGCGCGCTACGTCGTGCTCGTCACCAAGCATCACGACGGGCTTTGCCTGTGGCCCAGCGGGGTCGCGAACCGGCACCAGGCGGGCTGGACCACCGAACGCGACATCGTCGGCGAACTCGCCGCCGCGGTGCGCGCCGCCGGGTTGCGCTTCGGGGTCTATTATTCGGGCGGGATCGACTGGACCTTCAACCGGCGGCCGCTGCGCACGCTCGGCGACTTCATCGCCTCGACGCCCGGCGGCGACTATCCCGCCTATGCGATGGCGCAGGTGCGCGAACTGATCGACCGTTACGAACCGTCGGTGCTGTGGAACGACATCAGCTGGCCGACGCGGCCCGGGCCGCTGTACCGGCTGTTCGCCGACTATTATCGCGCGGTTCCCGAAGGCGTGGTCAACGATCGCTGGGTGGCGACCAGCCTCCAGCGCGACCTGCTCAAGATTCCGCTGGTGCGGCGCTATCTCGACCGCAAGCTCAAGGCCGCGGTCGGCCGGCAGAGCGGCGAGGAATCCAAGGGCATCATCCCGCCCGAAATTCCGCACAGCGATTTCCGGACCCCCGAATATGCCGCCTTCGCCGAAATCCAGGTCAAGAAGTGGGAAGCGACGCGCGGCATGAGCCACAGCTTCGGCTTCAACCGCAACGACGACGAGGCCGATTACGCCGGCGCCGATACGCTGATCCATGACTTCATCGATGCCGTATCGCGCAACGGCAACCTGCTGCTCAACGTCGGCCCGCGCGCGACCGATGCCGCGATCCCCGACGAACAGCTTCGCCGGTTGAGGCAATTCGGCGCATGGCTGCGCGCGAACGGCGACGCCATCTATGGCACCCGGCCGTGGACACGATCGGATGGCGAGACCGAATGCGGGCTGGCTGTGCGCTTCACCGCTACGCCGGAGCGCGTGAATCTGATCGTCAAGGGACCGGTGGCGTCGACCCGGCTGGTGATCCGGAACCTGCCCCTGTCGGGCGAGGCTGTTCGCCTGGACGATGGCAGCCCCGTCACGCTCGAGCCGCGCGGACCCGATCTGCTGCTGACCTTCGCCGGCCCTTGCGTCGACACGGTCGCGACGACCGTTGCCGTCGCGACATAG
- a CDS encoding PstS family phosphate ABC transporter substrate-binding protein: MRMLLAAALLFAPVAVQAQEQVIRIWGTPAMLGVAERWADAYEKQHPGTRFEFSMKGSDSAIHGLVGGVADIALIGRANDIVDDNGFSRPKEYHATRIEIATGAVAAPGKSDAITLLIHDDNPLTALTLDQLARIIDCGDEARPIATWGDLGLKGEWARQPIRIHSYDFATRTGLWLQNRVTAKDRRMCWDRIAEYDDARRLDGTIAAAADRAGEGGRGDRYALVIANAAQAWGGLKAVALSDGGAAVLPTAATVADRSYPLTRRAYAFVDRAPGKPLAPHVKAFLQFALSAEGQKLLEADNGYLPLDRPTAAAQIAILESEK; the protein is encoded by the coding sequence ATGAGGATGCTGCTCGCCGCCGCCTTGCTGTTCGCGCCTGTTGCCGTGCAGGCGCAGGAACAGGTGATCCGCATCTGGGGCACGCCCGCGATGCTCGGCGTCGCCGAGCGCTGGGCCGACGCCTATGAGAAACAGCACCCCGGCACCCGTTTCGAATTTTCGATGAAGGGATCGGACAGCGCGATCCACGGGCTGGTTGGCGGGGTCGCCGACATCGCCTTGATCGGTCGCGCCAACGACATCGTCGATGACAACGGCTTTTCGCGGCCGAAGGAATATCATGCGACGCGGATCGAGATCGCGACCGGCGCGGTCGCCGCGCCGGGCAAGTCCGACGCGATCACGCTGCTCATCCATGACGACAACCCGTTGACGGCGCTGACGCTCGACCAGCTGGCGCGGATCATCGATTGCGGCGATGAGGCGCGGCCGATCGCGACCTGGGGCGACCTCGGGCTGAAAGGCGAATGGGCGCGGCAGCCGATCCGCATCCACAGCTATGATTTCGCGACGCGTACCGGGCTTTGGCTCCAGAACCGCGTGACGGCGAAGGACCGGCGCATGTGCTGGGACCGCATCGCCGAATATGACGATGCGCGCCGGCTCGACGGCACGATCGCGGCGGCCGCCGACCGGGCGGGCGAAGGCGGCCGGGGCGACCGCTATGCGCTCGTCATCGCCAATGCCGCGCAGGCGTGGGGCGGACTCAAGGCCGTGGCGCTGTCGGATGGCGGCGCGGCGGTGCTGCCGACCGCGGCCACGGTCGCCGACCGCTCCTACCCGCTGACGCGCCGCGCCTATGCCTTCGTCGATCGTGCGCCGGGCAAGCCGCTGGCGCCGCATGTCAAAGCCTTCCTGCAATTCGCGTTATCGGCCGAAGGACAGAAGCTGCTCGAAGCCGACAATGGCTATCTACCCCTCGACCGCCCGACCGCGGCGGCACAGATCGCAATATTGGAGAGCGAAAAATGA
- a CDS encoding sulfite exporter TauE/SafE family protein, with product MQVGALIVIAAFLTSILSGIFGMAGGLIFMGLLAWLLPVTVALALHGLIQFASNLWRVVLHRRHVVWPVLLWFGIGAVAAIGVFSLVIFTPTKFYVFLGLGLLPVLVWLPERWMPLDATRRVHAVGGGFVSTGLSLVSGVSGPVTDLLFINTRLNRYQVVATKAVMQAIGHASKVIVYGGVLLGVAAREAIPLPVSALAILASMAGIMVGGVILDRISDAHFRAGRRWIVTIVGATFLIQAAQIALA from the coding sequence ATGCAGGTCGGCGCGCTCATCGTGATTGCGGCGTTCCTGACCTCCATTCTCTCGGGCATTTTCGGCATGGCGGGCGGCCTGATCTTCATGGGCCTGCTCGCCTGGCTGCTGCCGGTGACGGTCGCGCTGGCGCTCCACGGCCTGATCCAGTTCGCTTCCAACCTGTGGCGCGTCGTGCTGCACCGCCGGCATGTCGTCTGGCCGGTGCTGCTGTGGTTCGGGATCGGCGCGGTCGCGGCGATCGGCGTCTTCTCGCTCGTCATTTTCACGCCGACGAAATTCTATGTCTTCCTGGGGCTCGGCCTGTTGCCGGTCCTCGTCTGGTTGCCCGAACGCTGGATGCCGCTCGACGCGACCCGTCGCGTCCATGCCGTCGGCGGGGGCTTCGTCTCGACCGGGCTGTCGCTCGTTTCGGGCGTGTCGGGTCCGGTCACCGACCTCCTCTTCATCAACACCCGGTTGAACCGGTATCAGGTCGTCGCGACCAAGGCGGTGATGCAGGCGATCGGCCATGCGTCGAAGGTCATCGTCTATGGCGGCGTGCTGCTCGGCGTCGCGGCGCGCGAGGCGATCCCCCTGCCCGTCTCCGCGCTCGCGATCCTCGCGTCGATGGCGGGCATCATGGTCGGCGGCGTGATTCTCGACCGGATCAGCGACGCGCATTTCCGCGCCGGCCGGCGCTGGATCGTCACGATCGTCGGCGCGACCTTCCTGATCCAGGCGGCGCAGATCGCCTTGGCCTGA
- a CDS encoding PstS family phosphate ABC transporter substrate-binding protein gives MKRIVTAALAALVLTSAATAQEASAPTTDADALSKARAIGNRGRAVKIFYEPQFDLTGLKPYVPQAQVTGTIRQWGNNYLKDSGLMEVWQAEFRKLQPGVSFNDNLYSSSVAFPGLISGAADVAPMGRQALWDELKGFEREGAQGGEEGVGQTEVVEIIMATGSYNVRGWSYALGIFVHKDNPLTGLTMEQVDGILGGRRDGGWNGLTWDTSVARGPEKNIRTWGQLGLKGEWANKPITVYGYNAKYHFNDEIDKKVLKGSGKWNEDMRAYSNVAGLKADGSLTAGGELITNGLAADKYGIAYTGIPFMNDSIKSVPLSTDGGKTFIPLTLQTVQNRSFPLTRDVYYYFRREKGKPVDPKVKEWLRYVLSRDGQAAIQADGKYLPLTPEVAAAQLAKLD, from the coding sequence ATGAAGCGCATCGTGACGGCCGCGCTGGCTGCGCTGGTCCTGACATCCGCAGCAACGGCACAGGAGGCCAGCGCGCCGACGACCGACGCCGACGCGCTGTCGAAGGCGCGTGCGATCGGCAATCGCGGGCGCGCGGTGAAAATCTTCTATGAGCCGCAGTTCGACCTGACCGGACTCAAACCCTATGTGCCGCAGGCGCAGGTGACCGGCACGATCCGCCAATGGGGCAACAACTACCTCAAGGACAGCGGGCTGATGGAGGTGTGGCAGGCCGAGTTCCGCAAGTTGCAACCGGGCGTCAGCTTTAACGACAACCTCTACAGCTCGTCGGTCGCCTTCCCCGGGCTGATCTCGGGCGCCGCCGACGTCGCGCCGATGGGGCGGCAGGCGTTGTGGGACGAACTCAAGGGCTTCGAGCGCGAAGGCGCGCAAGGCGGTGAGGAAGGTGTCGGGCAGACCGAGGTGGTCGAGATCATCATGGCGACGGGATCGTACAATGTCCGTGGCTGGTCCTATGCGCTCGGCATCTTCGTCCACAAGGACAATCCGCTGACCGGCCTGACGATGGAGCAGGTCGACGGCATATTGGGCGGTCGCCGTGACGGCGGCTGGAACGGGCTGACCTGGGACACCAGCGTCGCGCGCGGACCCGAGAAGAATATCCGCACCTGGGGCCAGCTCGGCCTCAAGGGCGAATGGGCGAACAAGCCGATCACTGTCTACGGTTACAACGCCAAATATCATTTCAACGACGAGATCGACAAAAAGGTGCTCAAGGGTTCGGGCAAGTGGAACGAGGACATGCGCGCCTATTCCAACGTCGCGGGGCTGAAGGCGGACGGCTCGCTGACCGCGGGCGGCGAGCTCATCACCAACGGGTTGGCGGCGGACAAATATGGCATCGCCTACACCGGCATTCCGTTCATGAACGACAGCATCAAGTCGGTGCCGCTGTCGACCGACGGCGGCAAGACCTTCATCCCGCTGACCCTCCAGACCGTCCAGAACCGCAGCTTCCCGCTGACCCGCGACGTTTATTATTATTTCCGCCGCGAGAAGGGGAAACCCGTCGACCCCAAGGTCAAGGAATGGCTGCGCTATGTGTTGAGCCGCGACGGGCAGGCGGCGATCCAGGCCGACGGCAAATATCTGCCGCTGACCCCCGAGGTCGCGGCGGCGCAATTGGCCAAGCTCGACTGA
- a CDS encoding PstS family phosphate ABC transporter substrate-binding protein — MRRRQLLSALALLPATAWASTLPPPVHGLPGRVRLAGTAGMMPVVAAWKRAFETANPAIRVDVAMAGSDVAMANLYAATCDIALIGREATKPEIQAFEWIYRFRPRGVAVLGGSVATPGRSPALAAMVHRSNPLASISIDGLAAAFGDGAQQARTWGDLGLDGAWRDRPIHLYAPEAESGSGRFFRAAVLNGSNRMAWPRLREYTVPPRPAKAEAEAAIAMRRALARDPAGLGIGIAGKEIKTLPLIGANGIALLPDAASVGAGTYPLGRTVQAYHAAPAKTPVHPETLAFLRFMLTPEAQAIAGRASDYLPLSAGAAQEARAALG; from the coding sequence ATGAGGCGCCGCCAACTCCTGTCCGCGCTGGCGCTGCTCCCGGCGACCGCCTGGGCCTCGACGCTGCCGCCGCCGGTGCATGGCCTGCCCGGACGTGTCCGGCTGGCGGGGACGGCAGGCATGATGCCGGTCGTCGCGGCGTGGAAGCGAGCCTTCGAGACCGCCAATCCCGCGATCAGGGTCGACGTCGCGATGGCGGGCAGCGATGTCGCGATGGCCAATCTCTATGCGGCGACCTGTGACATCGCGCTGATCGGGCGCGAGGCGACCAAGCCCGAAATCCAGGCCTTCGAATGGATTTATCGCTTCCGGCCCAGGGGCGTCGCGGTGCTGGGTGGCAGCGTCGCGACGCCGGGGCGCTCGCCCGCACTGGCGGCGATGGTGCATCGGAGCAATCCGCTCGCCTCGATCAGCATCGACGGGCTCGCCGCGGCATTCGGCGACGGGGCGCAGCAGGCACGGACGTGGGGCGACCTGGGCCTCGACGGCGCGTGGCGCGACCGGCCGATCCATCTCTACGCGCCCGAGGCCGAGAGCGGCAGCGGCCGCTTCTTCCGCGCGGCGGTGCTGAACGGCAGCAACCGCATGGCATGGCCGCGCCTGCGCGAATATACGGTGCCGCCGCGCCCGGCGAAGGCCGAAGCCGAGGCGGCCATCGCGATGCGCCGCGCGCTGGCGCGCGATCCCGCCGGCCTTGGCATCGGGATCGCCGGGAAAGAGATCAAGACGCTGCCGCTGATCGGCGCCAACGGGATTGCGCTGTTGCCCGATGCGGCGTCGGTCGGCGCGGGCACCTATCCGCTCGGCCGCACGGTGCAGGCTTATCATGCGGCGCCGGCGAAGACGCCCGTCCACCCCGAAACGCTCGCCTTCCTCCGCTTCATGCTGACGCCCGAGGCGCAGGCGATCGCGGGACGGGCGAGCGACTATCTGCCGCTGTCAGCCGGGGCCGCGCAGGAAGCCCGCGCGGCCCTCGGCTGA